One segment of Microbacterium arborescens DNA contains the following:
- a CDS encoding SURF1 family cytochrome oxidase biogenesis protein: protein MRAKTALRWSGYVAVAIAFAIACAYLSNWQFTRNEERSAQLELVERNYDADPAALSDILPPGSELDPTDEWHPVELTGRYLADDQVLVRNRPHGGTSAFEVLVPFETNDGRVFVVDRGWVPPASDAPEPASIAAAPSGTVTVVARLKPAEAAPTSGRSAPDGQVPTINIDLVVDEAGLTGDVVTSAYGLLVSEDPAPAETLGAMPVPSEDPGPHLSYAIQWILFAIMGFVFIWYMIRTERRHRREDEEDAAAAAALLAPSSGDELVAAVTASGPRETSVVPASLRRRRDTKRDRDMEDEDAILDSSRN, encoded by the coding sequence ATGAGGGCGAAGACGGCTCTGCGCTGGAGCGGCTACGTCGCGGTCGCCATCGCCTTCGCGATCGCCTGCGCCTATCTGTCGAACTGGCAGTTCACGCGCAACGAGGAGCGCAGTGCGCAGCTCGAGCTCGTCGAGCGCAACTACGACGCCGATCCGGCCGCGCTGTCCGACATCCTCCCCCCGGGGAGCGAGCTCGATCCGACCGACGAGTGGCACCCGGTGGAGCTGACCGGACGGTACCTCGCCGACGACCAGGTGCTCGTGCGGAACCGTCCGCACGGGGGCACATCGGCTTTCGAGGTGCTCGTCCCGTTCGAGACGAACGACGGGCGCGTATTCGTCGTCGACCGCGGGTGGGTGCCCCCGGCGTCCGACGCCCCCGAACCCGCGTCGATCGCCGCTGCGCCGTCCGGCACCGTGACGGTCGTGGCCCGCCTGAAGCCCGCCGAAGCCGCACCCACCTCGGGCCGCTCGGCTCCGGACGGGCAGGTGCCGACGATCAACATCGACCTCGTCGTCGACGAAGCCGGCCTCACCGGCGACGTCGTGACATCGGCCTACGGGCTGCTCGTCTCGGAGGACCCCGCCCCCGCCGAGACGCTCGGAGCCATGCCTGTCCCCTCGGAGGACCCGGGTCCGCACCTGTCCTACGCGATCCAGTGGATCCTGTTCGCGATCATGGGCTTCGTCTTCATCTGGTACATGATCCGCACCGAACGCCGCCACCGGCGTGAGGACGAGGAGGATGCCGCCGCTGCCGCCGCACTCCTCGCGCCGTCGTCGGGCGACGAGCTGGTCGCTGCCGTCACGGCATCCGGTCCTCGCGAGACGTCGGTCGTCCCCGCCAGCCTCCGTCGACGACGCGACACCAAGCGCGATCGCGACATGGAGGACGAGGACGCGATCCTCGACTCCAGCCGAAACTGA
- a CDS encoding iron-siderophore ABC transporter substrate-binding protein yields the protein MPRIRTAAAAIIAATLLLAGCGSTAAPDSAPAASGDASSDAFPVTIDHAFGQTTIDSKPTRVATVSWGNQEAALALGVVPVGMPAVTWGDDDGDGILPWVKDKLDELGGDTPVLFDEAEGIDFEAVADTRPDVILAAYSGLTQDDYETLSKIAPVVAYPDIAWGTSWQELTVMNGTALGLKDEAETLVDDLTTHLDELTGAYPDIAGKTTLFSSFDATDLSQIGFYSTADPRPLFLEDLGLTPAATVAEQSKGTDQFWITNSTEEIERFSDLQVLVTYGDDATLAAMQADPLLSRIPAVASGAVVVLPASNDPLAAAANPSPLSITDPLTSEYVDMIGAAAAKASS from the coding sequence GTGCCCCGCATCCGCACAGCCGCCGCAGCCATCATCGCAGCCACGCTGCTCCTCGCCGGCTGCGGTTCGACCGCGGCTCCCGATTCGGCTCCCGCCGCTTCCGGAGACGCGTCGTCCGACGCGTTCCCCGTCACCATCGACCACGCGTTCGGCCAGACCACGATCGACAGCAAGCCCACCCGTGTCGCGACCGTCTCCTGGGGAAACCAGGAGGCCGCGCTCGCCCTCGGCGTCGTCCCGGTCGGCATGCCCGCCGTCACCTGGGGAGACGATGACGGCGACGGCATCCTCCCGTGGGTGAAGGACAAGCTCGACGAGCTCGGCGGCGACACCCCGGTGCTGTTCGACGAAGCCGAGGGCATCGACTTCGAGGCCGTCGCCGATACGCGGCCCGACGTCATCCTCGCCGCCTACTCGGGCCTGACGCAGGACGACTACGAGACTCTGAGCAAGATCGCCCCCGTCGTCGCGTACCCCGACATCGCGTGGGGCACCAGCTGGCAGGAGCTCACCGTCATGAACGGCACGGCGCTCGGCCTCAAGGACGAGGCGGAGACGCTCGTCGACGACCTTACGACCCACCTGGACGAGCTGACGGGCGCATACCCCGACATCGCCGGCAAGACGACGCTGTTCAGCTCCTTCGACGCGACGGATCTCAGCCAGATCGGCTTCTACTCGACCGCCGACCCGCGACCCCTCTTCCTCGAAGACCTGGGGCTCACCCCGGCCGCGACCGTCGCGGAGCAGTCGAAGGGCACCGACCAGTTCTGGATCACCAACAGCACGGAGGAGATCGAGCGCTTCTCCGACCTCCAGGTGCTCGTGACCTACGGCGACGACGCCACGCTCGCCGCGATGCAGGCAGACCCGCTGCTCTCGCGCATCCCCGCCGTCGCATCCGGAGCCGTCGTGGTGCTCCCCGCGTCCAACGACCCGCTCGCCGCAGCGGCCAACCCCAGCCCCCTCTCGATCACCGACCCCCTGACGTCGGAGTACGTCGACATGATCGGTGCGGCCGCCGCGAAGGCGAGCTCGTGA
- a CDS encoding FecCD family ABC transporter permease, protein MIAPAASRSTIDVVVAGRRRRAWRRRVVLGSLLAAVIVMYAVSLMVGQTFYSPAEVWGVITGQTVPGASFTVGELRLPRATVALLTGLCFGMGGAVFQTMLRNPLASPDIIGVNAGASAAAVVGIVFLSLSEAGISLLATVAALVTALMIYLLAFKDGGAGARFILIGIGVAAIFNSVVSYVLSRAAEWDLQAAMRWITGNLNGASWDQAIPLALTMVIVVPALLWLTRDLELMRLGDDTAAALGVAVERRRVLLIVAAVALLAFATAAAGPISFVAFLSGPIAARMLGPVGSPVLAAGLFGSLLVLVADLTAQYLLGIRLPVGVVTGVLGAPYLIFLLIRSSRSGGSL, encoded by the coding sequence ATGATCGCGCCCGCAGCATCCCGTTCGACGATCGACGTGGTCGTCGCCGGGCGCCGGCGTCGCGCCTGGCGCCGACGTGTCGTGCTCGGCTCCCTGCTGGCCGCCGTCATCGTCATGTACGCGGTCTCGCTCATGGTCGGGCAGACCTTCTACTCCCCCGCCGAGGTGTGGGGTGTCATCACCGGCCAGACGGTTCCGGGCGCCTCGTTCACCGTCGGCGAGCTGCGCCTGCCTCGCGCCACCGTCGCGCTTCTCACGGGTCTTTGCTTCGGCATGGGCGGCGCCGTCTTCCAGACGATGCTGCGCAATCCGCTGGCCAGCCCCGACATCATCGGCGTCAACGCGGGCGCGAGTGCCGCCGCTGTCGTCGGAATCGTCTTCCTCTCGCTCAGCGAGGCGGGCATCTCGCTGCTGGCCACGGTGGCCGCCCTCGTGACGGCCCTGATGATCTACCTCCTCGCTTTCAAGGACGGAGGTGCCGGCGCGCGCTTCATCCTCATCGGCATCGGAGTGGCCGCGATCTTCAACAGCGTCGTCTCGTACGTGCTCTCGCGAGCCGCCGAGTGGGATCTCCAGGCCGCGATGCGGTGGATCACGGGCAACCTCAACGGAGCTTCGTGGGACCAGGCGATCCCCTTGGCGCTCACGATGGTCATCGTCGTGCCCGCATTGCTGTGGCTCACTCGCGATCTCGAGCTCATGCGACTCGGCGACGACACGGCCGCCGCTCTCGGGGTCGCTGTCGAACGCCGCCGCGTCCTGCTGATCGTTGCTGCTGTCGCACTCCTGGCCTTCGCCACGGCGGCCGCGGGACCGATCTCCTTCGTCGCGTTCCTCTCCGGCCCGATCGCCGCACGGATGCTGGGCCCCGTCGGGTCCCCCGTCCTCGCTGCAGGCCTCTTCGGGTCGCTCCTCGTGCTCGTCGCCGACCTCACCGCGCAGTACCTCCTCGGCATCCGGCTGCCCGTCGGAGTGGTGACCGGCGTACTGGGCGCCCCGTACCTCATCTTCCTGCTCATCCGCAGCAGCCGCTCAGGAGGCTCACTATGA
- a CDS encoding ABC transporter ATP-binding protein, with the protein MTADRSLEARGVRLGYGDRVIVDELDLVVPGGRITAIVGANACGKSTLLKSMARLLTPRAGSVLLDGKDIHRLPTKRVARDLGLLPQSPIAPEGITVSDLVSRGRTPHHGPLARWTRADDEAVASALDATDTAAIADRSVDELSGGQRQRVWIAMALAQQTDVLLLDEPTTFLDVSHQIDVLDLLTDLNRDRGTTIVMVLHDLNLAARYADHLVAMAGGRLYGAGDPGDVLTAETVRAVFGLDSRVIPDPLTGRPLVLPIGRHHVPAELTTPDVDGSHAG; encoded by the coding sequence ATGACCGCGGACCGCTCCCTCGAAGCACGCGGAGTCCGCCTCGGCTACGGCGACCGCGTCATCGTCGACGAGCTCGACCTCGTCGTGCCTGGCGGCCGCATCACGGCGATCGTCGGCGCTAACGCCTGCGGCAAGTCGACTCTGCTGAAGTCGATGGCACGGTTGCTCACGCCGAGGGCGGGCAGCGTGCTGCTCGATGGCAAGGACATCCATCGCTTGCCCACGAAGCGGGTGGCGCGCGATCTCGGGCTCCTGCCGCAGTCGCCGATCGCACCCGAGGGGATCACGGTCTCCGATCTCGTGAGCCGCGGCCGGACGCCGCACCACGGGCCCTTGGCGCGCTGGACCCGGGCAGACGACGAAGCCGTCGCGTCGGCACTGGACGCCACCGACACCGCTGCCATCGCCGATCGATCGGTCGACGAATTGTCGGGCGGACAGCGTCAGCGCGTGTGGATCGCGATGGCCCTGGCCCAGCAGACTGACGTGCTGCTGCTCGACGAGCCCACCACGTTCCTCGATGTGAGCCATCAGATCGACGTCCTCGACCTGCTCACCGACCTCAACCGCGACCGCGGGACGACGATCGTGATGGTCCTCCACGACCTCAACCTCGCCGCCCGGTATGCCGACCACCTCGTCGCCATGGCCGGGGGCCGCCTCTACGGCGCCGGCGACCCGGGCGACGTGTTGACGGCCGAGACCGTCCGCGCGGTGTTCGGACTCGACAGTCGCGTCATCCCCGACCCGCTCACGGGACGGCCGCTCGTGCTGCCCATCGGCCGTCACCACGTGCCCGCAGAGCTGACCACCCCTGACGTCGACGGCTCACACGCCGGCTGA
- a CDS encoding MalY/PatB family protein, with product MNIQPLDALPLETLRRRSSTKWRSYPHDVIPMFVAETDFALAEPITRALREAVEIGDTGYTPPQPGIAEAFVGFAQRRWGWTVDPNRVRWTGDVMMGVVELLRATVAPGDRVVVNPPVYPPFFDTVAEAGAIVEEVPLVDTGSAWELDIDGIERALAAGARAVLLCNPHNPTGTVHSPESLRALAAIARRYDAVVISDEIHGPLAAADVVFTPFLTASSEAAAVGYAVTSASKAYNLAGLKCAVMVTASEANADVVRGLPWEVEWRTGLFGALATIAAFSPESDAWLDGLLARLDLNRRLLGELLAEHLPRARYRIPDAGFLAWIDVSAYGWGDDPADAIRDGSRVALHHGPFFGTEGVGHVRLNFGCGPEVLREAVGRVGAFARQTVLAGG from the coding sequence ATGAACATCCAGCCCCTCGACGCCCTCCCGCTCGAGACGCTGCGGCGACGGTCGAGCACGAAATGGCGATCGTATCCGCACGACGTCATCCCGATGTTCGTCGCCGAGACCGACTTCGCGCTGGCCGAGCCGATCACGCGTGCGCTTCGCGAAGCGGTCGAGATCGGTGACACCGGCTACACGCCCCCGCAGCCCGGCATCGCGGAGGCGTTCGTCGGATTCGCCCAGCGGCGGTGGGGATGGACGGTCGACCCGAACCGCGTCCGCTGGACCGGAGACGTCATGATGGGCGTCGTCGAGCTCCTGCGTGCCACGGTCGCCCCCGGAGATCGGGTCGTGGTCAATCCTCCGGTCTACCCGCCGTTCTTCGACACGGTCGCCGAGGCGGGGGCCATCGTCGAGGAGGTGCCGCTCGTCGATACGGGGTCGGCCTGGGAGCTCGACATCGACGGTATCGAGCGGGCTCTCGCCGCCGGTGCCCGGGCCGTGCTGCTGTGCAACCCTCACAATCCGACGGGAACGGTCCATTCGCCCGAGTCTCTCCGCGCGCTCGCGGCGATCGCGCGCAGGTATGATGCCGTCGTGATCAGCGACGAGATCCACGGCCCGCTCGCCGCGGCTGACGTCGTGTTCACCCCATTTCTCACGGCATCGTCGGAGGCCGCCGCGGTCGGGTACGCCGTGACGAGCGCGTCCAAGGCCTACAACCTCGCCGGTCTGAAGTGCGCCGTGATGGTGACGGCATCCGAGGCGAACGCCGATGTCGTGCGCGGCCTGCCCTGGGAGGTCGAATGGCGCACCGGTCTGTTCGGCGCGCTGGCGACGATCGCCGCGTTCTCTCCGGAGTCGGATGCGTGGCTCGACGGTCTGCTCGCTCGGCTCGACCTCAATCGGCGGCTGCTGGGTGAGCTGCTGGCCGAGCATCTCCCGCGGGCGCGCTATCGCATCCCAGACGCGGGATTCCTCGCGTGGATAGACGTGTCGGCGTACGGCTGGGGCGACGACCCGGCCGACGCGATCCGTGACGGCTCGCGCGTCGCGCTCCACCATGGGCCGTTCTTCGGAACGGAGGGCGTCGGGCACGTGCGTCTGAACTTCGGCTGCGGGCCCGAGGTCCTGCGAGAGGCCGTCGGCCGCGTCGGCGCGTTCGCCCGTCAGACGGTGCTTGCCGGCGGGTGA
- a CDS encoding FecCD family ABC transporter permease — translation MTTAAAVSTPPRRSFRRRRVVWLIVLALLVLAASVVSVTFGTRAVSFDDIIAGLSGSVETTSAAAVSKRVPRTVLALIVGAALAVSGAVMQGVTRNPLADPQILGINGGASLAVVIGLAFFGVTSAFGYIWLAMLGAAIAAVFVYTIGSLGRGGASPLKLALAGAATAVAFSSLISAILLPRIDVMSVFRFWQIGGVGGATAEKIVLVLPFLAVGMIVCLAASAALNSLALGDELAAGLGERVRTARLIAALGAVILCGAATAVAGPIGFVGLIVPHICRLLVGPDHRWLLPVSALVGGGLLIVADVVGRVIARPQEVEVGIVTALIGAPFFIAIVRRQKMRAL, via the coding sequence ATGACGACGGCCGCCGCCGTGAGCACGCCCCCGCGGCGCAGCTTCCGGCGGCGGCGCGTCGTCTGGCTCATCGTCCTGGCGCTCCTCGTCCTCGCGGCGAGCGTCGTCTCGGTGACCTTCGGCACGCGCGCGGTCTCATTCGACGACATCATCGCCGGACTCAGCGGAAGCGTCGAGACCACCTCCGCGGCGGCGGTCTCCAAGCGCGTTCCGCGCACCGTCCTCGCCCTCATCGTCGGGGCCGCCCTGGCGGTGTCGGGCGCCGTGATGCAGGGTGTGACGCGCAACCCCCTCGCAGATCCTCAGATCCTCGGCATCAACGGCGGCGCGTCTCTTGCGGTCGTCATCGGGCTCGCGTTCTTCGGCGTCACCAGTGCGTTCGGCTACATCTGGCTCGCCATGCTCGGCGCAGCGATCGCCGCGGTCTTCGTCTACACGATCGGCTCGCTGGGCCGAGGCGGCGCGAGCCCGCTCAAGCTCGCTCTCGCCGGGGCGGCGACCGCGGTCGCGTTCAGCTCGCTCATCAGCGCCATCCTCCTCCCGCGCATCGACGTCATGAGCGTCTTCCGGTTCTGGCAGATCGGCGGAGTCGGCGGCGCGACCGCCGAGAAGATCGTGCTCGTGCTCCCCTTCCTCGCCGTCGGCATGATCGTCTGCCTCGCGGCCAGCGCAGCGCTGAACTCCCTCGCACTCGGGGATGAGCTCGCAGCGGGCCTCGGCGAGCGCGTACGCACCGCGCGTCTGATCGCCGCGCTCGGCGCCGTCATCCTCTGCGGTGCCGCGACGGCCGTCGCCGGTCCCATCGGATTCGTGGGACTCATCGTTCCCCACATCTGCCGCCTCCTCGTCGGCCCCGACCATCGCTGGCTCCTCCCCGTCTCCGCTCTTGTGGGCGGGGGCCTGCTGATCGTCGCCGACGTCGTCGGTCGTGTCATCGCCCGCCCCCAGGAGGTCGAGGTCGGGATCGTGACCGCGCTCATCGGCGCGCCGTTCTTCATTGCGATCGTCCGCCGACAGAAGATGCGGGCCCTATGA
- a CDS encoding ABC-F family ATP-binding cassette domain-containing protein, which produces MLAVHDLEIRVGARTLMADVSFRVSDGDKIGLVGRNGAGKTTLTKVLAGDLLPSDGKVERSGELGYLPQDPRSGDPEMLARTRILDARGLGTIAVDMQTASLEMGADDEAAAAKAMRRYGNLMERFEALGGYAAEAEAASIAHNLSLPDRILDQPLKTLSGGQRRRIELARILFSDAQTMILDEPTNHLDADSVVWLREFLKGYKGGLIVISHDVELVGETVNRVFYLDAMRQVIDVYNMNWKNYLRQRVADEERRKKERANAEKKATALQQQAARFGAKASKAAAAHQMVARAEKLLSGLDEVRQEDRVAKLRFPKPAPCGKTPLMASGLSKSYGSLEIFTDVDLAIDRGSKVVVLGLNGAGKTTLLRILAGVDQPDTGMLEPGHGLRIGYYAQEHENLDVSRSVLQNMMSAAPDITETEARKVLGSFLFTGDDVLKPAGVLSGGEKTRLSLATLVVSSANMLLLDEPTNNLDPASRDEILGALAHYEGAVVLVSHDEGAVEALNPERVLILPDGVEDIWGRDYLELITLA; this is translated from the coding sequence GTGCTCGCCGTGCACGACCTCGAAATCCGCGTGGGCGCGCGCACGCTGATGGCGGACGTGTCGTTCCGTGTCTCCGATGGCGACAAGATCGGCCTCGTCGGACGTAACGGAGCGGGCAAGACCACGCTCACCAAGGTGCTCGCCGGCGACCTCCTGCCCAGCGACGGCAAGGTCGAACGCTCGGGCGAGCTGGGCTACCTGCCGCAGGATCCCCGATCGGGCGACCCGGAGATGCTCGCGCGCACCCGCATCCTCGATGCCCGCGGGCTCGGGACCATCGCCGTGGACATGCAGACCGCGTCGCTCGAGATGGGCGCGGACGATGAAGCGGCCGCTGCAAAAGCGATGCGCCGCTACGGCAACCTCATGGAGCGTTTCGAGGCCCTCGGCGGATACGCCGCCGAGGCTGAGGCGGCGTCCATCGCGCACAACCTGTCGCTGCCGGACCGCATCCTCGACCAGCCGTTGAAGACGCTGTCCGGCGGTCAGCGGCGACGCATCGAGCTGGCCCGCATCCTCTTCTCGGACGCCCAGACGATGATCCTCGACGAGCCGACGAACCACCTCGACGCCGACAGCGTCGTGTGGCTTCGGGAGTTTCTGAAGGGATACAAGGGCGGGCTGATCGTCATCAGCCACGATGTCGAGCTCGTCGGCGAGACGGTCAACCGGGTCTTCTACCTGGACGCGATGCGCCAGGTCATCGACGTCTACAACATGAACTGGAAGAACTACCTGCGCCAGCGGGTCGCGGACGAGGAGCGGCGCAAGAAAGAGCGCGCCAACGCCGAGAAGAAGGCGACGGCGTTGCAGCAGCAGGCCGCCCGCTTCGGCGCGAAGGCGAGCAAGGCCGCCGCGGCGCACCAGATGGTCGCGCGAGCCGAGAAGCTCCTCTCCGGTCTCGACGAGGTGCGGCAGGAAGACCGCGTCGCGAAGCTCCGGTTCCCCAAGCCCGCGCCGTGCGGCAAGACGCCCCTCATGGCGTCCGGGCTGTCGAAGTCGTACGGCTCGCTGGAGATCTTCACCGACGTCGATCTCGCCATCGACCGCGGGTCGAAGGTCGTGGTGCTCGGGCTGAACGGGGCCGGTAAGACGACGCTGCTGCGCATCCTCGCCGGTGTCGACCAGCCCGACACCGGCATGCTCGAGCCGGGTCATGGGCTGCGCATCGGCTACTACGCGCAGGAGCACGAGAACCTCGACGTCTCCCGTTCGGTGCTGCAGAACATGATGTCGGCCGCGCCCGACATCACCGAGACCGAGGCTCGGAAGGTGCTCGGTTCGTTCCTGTTCACCGGTGACGACGTCCTCAAGCCCGCGGGCGTCCTCTCCGGCGGTGAGAAGACCCGATTGTCGCTCGCGACGCTCGTCGTGTCATCGGCGAACATGCTGCTCCTCGACGAGCCGACCAACAACCTCGACCCCGCTTCGCGTGACGAGATCCTCGGTGCGCTCGCGCACTACGAGGGCGCTGTCGTGCTCGTCTCCCACGATGAGGGCGCCGTGGAGGCGCTGAATCCGGAGCGTGTGCTGATCCTGCCCGACGGCGTCGAGGACATCTGGGGACGCGACTACCTCGAGCTCATCACCCTGGCCTGA
- the fabG gene encoding 3-oxoacyl-ACP reductase FabG has translation MSTSRVVLVTGGNRGIGRAIAERFIADGHRVAVTARSGEGPEGALTVRADVTDAASIDAAFTQVENELGPVEVVVANAGITKDTLLLRMTEDDFDSVVATNLGGAFRVVKRASKGMLRAKWGRVILISSVVGLFGSAGQINYSSSKAALVGFARSLTRELGARGITANVVAPGFIETDMTAALPDETQAEYKRSIPAGRYGSSAEVAGAVSWLASDDAAYISGAVIPVDGGLGMGH, from the coding sequence ATGTCCACGTCCCGAGTCGTTCTCGTCACCGGAGGAAACCGCGGTATCGGCCGCGCGATCGCTGAGCGCTTCATCGCCGACGGCCACCGTGTCGCGGTGACGGCCCGGTCGGGCGAGGGGCCCGAGGGCGCGCTGACCGTCCGCGCCGATGTGACGGACGCGGCATCCATCGACGCTGCTTTCACGCAGGTCGAGAACGAGCTCGGGCCGGTCGAGGTGGTGGTCGCCAATGCCGGCATCACGAAGGACACCCTCCTGCTCCGCATGACCGAGGACGATTTCGACTCGGTCGTGGCGACCAACCTCGGCGGTGCCTTCCGCGTGGTCAAGCGAGCGTCGAAGGGCATGCTGCGCGCTAAATGGGGACGCGTCATCCTCATCTCGAGCGTGGTCGGGCTGTTCGGATCAGCGGGCCAGATCAATTACTCCTCGTCGAAGGCCGCCCTCGTCGGCTTCGCTCGCTCGCTCACGCGCGAGCTCGGTGCTCGTGGCATCACCGCGAACGTGGTCGCCCCGGGGTTCATCGAGACCGACATGACCGCGGCTCTTCCCGACGAGACACAGGCCGAGTACAAGCGCAGCATCCCGGCTGGTCGATACGGCTCTTCTGCCGAGGTCGCGGGGGCGGTGTCCTGGCTCGCCTCTGACGACGCCGCGTACATCTCGGGCGCCGTCATCCCGGTCGACGGCGGCCTCGGGATGGGGCACTGA
- a CDS encoding siderophore-interacting protein, whose protein sequence is MTRPALDFFRVSVADITDLTPSFRRFTFHGDDLADYGDPGFDQRVKILFPTDTASIDTMPTGDDWYDGWRALSPEARPVMRTYTTRAVRPALREVDIDMVAHDVLGPASAWIAGARVGDEVLILAPTTTHTGVSYGIDFVPPADTDAILLAGDETAAPAIAVILEQLPPEARGTVVLEVPTEADLDYLPHHPGFERRIAARCGDGERHAHLIAAVEDTAARLAPAGIGAEVEEIDIDADILWEVPRTAKGGAALKRAPLYAWLAGEASAIKTLRRHLVSTVGVDRRAVAFMGYWRLGRAEN, encoded by the coding sequence ATGACTCGACCCGCCCTCGACTTCTTCCGCGTCTCTGTCGCGGACATCACCGACCTCACGCCGAGCTTCCGACGGTTCACCTTCCACGGCGACGACCTCGCCGACTACGGCGACCCCGGATTCGACCAGCGCGTGAAGATCCTGTTCCCCACCGACACCGCGTCCATCGACACCATGCCGACGGGCGACGATTGGTACGACGGCTGGCGCGCCCTCTCCCCCGAGGCGCGCCCCGTGATGCGGACGTACACGACACGCGCCGTCCGGCCCGCCCTGCGCGAGGTCGACATCGACATGGTCGCCCACGATGTCCTCGGTCCCGCGTCGGCGTGGATCGCCGGCGCCCGCGTCGGTGACGAGGTACTCATCCTCGCCCCGACGACCACGCACACCGGCGTGAGCTACGGGATCGACTTCGTCCCGCCCGCCGACACCGACGCCATCCTCCTCGCCGGTGATGAGACCGCCGCGCCGGCGATCGCCGTCATCCTCGAGCAGCTGCCTCCGGAGGCGCGCGGCACCGTGGTGCTGGAGGTCCCCACCGAGGCCGACCTCGACTACCTGCCGCACCATCCCGGGTTCGAGCGCCGGATCGCCGCGCGCTGTGGTGACGGCGAACGTCACGCGCATCTGATCGCGGCGGTCGAAGACACCGCCGCGCGTCTCGCTCCCGCCGGAATCGGCGCCGAGGTCGAAGAGATCGACATCGACGCCGACATCCTCTGGGAAGTGCCGCGCACCGCCAAGGGCGGCGCCGCCCTCAAGCGCGCACCGCTCTACGCCTGGCTCGCCGGCGAGGCGTCGGCGATCAAGACTCTGCGACGCCACCTGGTCAGCACCGTGGGCGTCGACCGCCGAGCCGTTGCCTTCATGGGCTACTGGCGGCTCGGGCGCGCCGAGAACTGA
- a CDS encoding DUF3099 domain-containing protein: protein MKHQPATPSATSLPRAPHDDSNRRMTKYFIMMAVRVVCFVLMVVIAPYGWHTAALAVGAIFLPYFAVVIANVGDDVREPAAVSPLAALPERPSEVPSSPEAPAKPTVIEIRESRPE, encoded by the coding sequence GTGAAGCATCAGCCCGCAACACCGTCGGCGACCTCGCTCCCGCGAGCTCCGCACGACGACTCCAACCGCCGCATGACGAAGTACTTCATCATGATGGCGGTGCGGGTCGTGTGCTTCGTGCTGATGGTCGTCATCGCCCCGTACGGCTGGCACACGGCGGCCCTGGCGGTCGGAGCGATCTTCCTCCCGTACTTCGCGGTGGTGATCGCGAACGTCGGCGACGACGTGCGCGAGCCCGCGGCCGTCTCACCTCTGGCAGCCCTTCCCGAGCGCCCGAGCGAGGTGCCCAGCTCGCCGGAAGCACCCGCGAAGCCGACCGTGATCGAGATTCGGGAGTCGCGGCCGGAGTGA
- a CDS encoding DUF4190 domain-containing protein — MSDQPQPQQPYPAPGQPASGAPVPPPAPPYANPPQQQAYQPAGYPPPAYGYGGYQPQKTNALAIVSMIASIVGFIWILPIIGSIAGVIMGHISLSQIKRTNENGRGMALAGLIVGYAGLALAIVGVIVFASFIGWAIEQDSYSSYSSSF; from the coding sequence GTGAGCGACCAGCCCCAGCCGCAGCAGCCGTACCCCGCGCCCGGGCAACCCGCCTCCGGCGCTCCCGTCCCTCCCCCCGCCCCGCCCTACGCGAATCCGCCGCAGCAGCAGGCCTACCAGCCGGCCGGTTACCCGCCGCCGGCGTACGGCTACGGCGGATACCAGCCGCAGAAGACGAACGCACTCGCGATCGTGTCGATGATCGCCTCGATCGTCGGGTTCATCTGGATCCTCCCGATCATCGGATCGATCGCGGGCGTCATCATGGGCCACATCTCGCTGTCGCAGATCAAGCGGACCAACGAGAACGGGCGAGGAATGGCCCTGGCCGGCCTCATCGTCGGCTACGCCGGTCTCGCCCTCGCGATCGTCGGGGTGATCGTCTTCGCCTCGTTCATCGGCTGGGCCATCGAACAGGACAGCTACAGCTCGTACTCGTCGAGCTTCTGA